Proteins encoded by one window of Enterococcus faecalis:
- a CDS encoding ABC-F family ATP-binding cassette domain-containing protein — protein MITVNDVSLQFPDRKLFEEVNIKFTPGNCYGLIGANGAGKSTFLKILSGEIQPTTGVVSMGPNERLATLKQNHFDYEDYTVLETVIMGHKRLYEVMKEKDAIYMKEDFSDEDGIRAAELEGEFAELDGWEAEPEAAVLLQGLNIPEELHDQKMSELTAGQKVKVLLAQSLFGKPDVLLLDEPTNGLDTRSINWLEEFLINFENTVIVVSHDRHFLNKVCTHMADLDFSKIKLYVGNYDFWLESSQLATKLQAQSNAKKEEQIKELQDFIARFSANASKSKQATSRKKMLDKITLDDIQPSSRRYPFVGFTPEREIGNDLLQVENVSVTIDGKKILDNISFNLTKDDKVAFIADSDITTTTLFKVIMGEITPDTGSVRWGVTTSQAYLPKDNSKDFEEPLTILDWLRQFAGKEEDDNTFLRSFLGRMLFSGEEVLKPVNVLSGGEKVRVMLSKLMLSKANVLVLDDPTNHLDLESITALNDGLMAFTGSILFASHDHQFIQTLANRIIAVSDKGVIDRAETTYDEFLENPEIQKQMDVLFSSDY, from the coding sequence TTGATTACTGTTAATGATGTAAGTTTACAATTTCCAGATCGTAAACTTTTTGAAGAAGTGAATATTAAATTTACTCCTGGCAACTGTTACGGCTTAATCGGCGCAAACGGTGCAGGAAAATCAACGTTTCTTAAAATTTTATCAGGTGAGATTCAACCGACAACTGGCGTGGTTTCAATGGGTCCTAATGAGCGACTAGCGACGCTGAAACAAAATCACTTTGACTACGAAGACTACACTGTTTTAGAAACTGTAATTATGGGACATAAACGTCTTTACGAAGTAATGAAAGAAAAAGATGCTATCTATATGAAAGAAGATTTTTCAGATGAAGATGGGATTCGTGCCGCAGAACTAGAAGGCGAATTTGCTGAACTTGACGGTTGGGAAGCAGAACCTGAAGCAGCTGTTTTACTCCAAGGGCTAAACATTCCAGAAGAATTACATGATCAAAAAATGAGCGAATTAACAGCTGGTCAAAAAGTCAAAGTATTATTAGCTCAATCTCTTTTTGGTAAACCAGATGTCTTACTATTAGACGAGCCGACAAATGGTTTAGACACCCGCTCAATCAATTGGTTAGAAGAATTTTTAATCAACTTTGAAAATACCGTTATCGTGGTTTCCCATGACCGTCATTTCCTAAACAAAGTCTGCACTCACATGGCAGATTTAGACTTTAGTAAAATCAAACTTTACGTGGGTAACTATGATTTCTGGTTGGAATCAAGCCAACTAGCGACAAAATTGCAAGCACAATCTAATGCCAAAAAAGAAGAACAAATCAAAGAATTACAAGACTTTATCGCTCGTTTTAGCGCCAATGCCTCAAAATCAAAACAAGCAACGTCTCGTAAAAAAATGTTAGATAAAATTACCTTAGATGACATTCAACCTTCCTCTCGTCGTTATCCATTCGTTGGTTTTACACCAGAACGTGAAATCGGCAATGACTTATTACAAGTTGAAAATGTCTCTGTAACGATTGATGGCAAAAAAATCTTAGATAATATCTCGTTCAACTTAACAAAAGATGATAAAGTGGCATTCATCGCTGACTCAGATATTACAACGACTACGTTATTCAAAGTGATTATGGGCGAAATTACTCCCGATACAGGTTCTGTTCGTTGGGGCGTTACAACTAGCCAAGCTTATTTACCAAAAGACAACAGCAAAGACTTTGAAGAGCCATTAACCATTTTAGATTGGTTACGTCAATTTGCTGGTAAAGAAGAAGATGACAATACGTTCTTACGTAGTTTCTTAGGTCGGATGTTATTCTCTGGTGAAGAGGTACTAAAACCAGTCAATGTTCTTTCCGGAGGCGAAAAAGTGCGTGTCATGCTTTCAAAATTAATGCTTTCCAAAGCCAATGTCTTGGTTTTAGATGATCCAACGAACCACTTAGACTTAGAATCAATCACTGCATTAAATGATGGGTTGATGGCTTTCACTGGTTCAATTCTTTTTGCTTCACATGACCACCAATTTATCCAAACATTAGCGAACCGAATTATTGCTGTTTCTGATAAAGGTGTCATTGATCGGGCAGAAACAACCTATGATGAATTCTTGGAAAACCCAGAAATTCAAAAACA